The following proteins are co-located in the Bacillota bacterium genome:
- a CDS encoding GNAT family N-acetyltransferase, with protein MSTCTGIVVRSAAGDNAPEVAEFAIRSIKEVYGREISPEWDRDLLDFQKVYLETPGNTFLTAYAGDDKIVGALAVRRYDGRIGILDDLYDLKATAELARCFVDKKYRRNGIGSLLVKEAKRFCKSSGYRLIYLHTHKYLPGALNFWQSQGFMVRLDEGGSRQTVHLEKAL; from the coding sequence ATGTCAACATGTACGGGGATTGTTGTCAGGAGCGCGGCAGGCGATAATGCTCCGGAGGTTGCTGAATTCGCTATTCGAAGTATCAAAGAGGTTTATGGGAGAGAAATCAGCCCTGAGTGGGACCGCGATCTGCTTGATTTTCAAAAGGTATACCTTGAAACCCCCGGCAATACCTTTTTGACCGCTTATGCTGGAGATGATAAGATTGTCGGCGCCCTGGCCGTGCGCCGGTATGACGGGCGGATAGGGATTTTGGATGATCTTTATGATTTGAAGGCGACGGCAGAGCTGGCCAGGTGTTTTGTCGATAAGAAATACCGGAGAAACGGCATCGGTTCCTTGTTGGTGAAAGAGGCCAAGCGGTTCTGCAAATCGTCTGGATATAGATTAATATATCTTCATACCCATAAGTATTTGCCGGGTGCTCTGAATTTCTGGCAGTCCCAGGGGTTCATGGTAAGACTTGATGAAGGCGGCTCCCGGCAGACTGTACACCTGGAAAAGGCTCTTTAA
- a CDS encoding ABC transporter substrate-binding protein — protein MRLSKYFIALVTIVSLLLSGCGQKASEKTGTKGETGEKTITVGMAQSPTNLDPAVEYNGWYVVEYGLGETLVRIGKGMKIEPWLAESWTKVDDVTWKIKIRDNVVFHNNKKVDGEAVKASLERTVKMNKRAPQLLDIASIEANGNEITVKNNHPNPSFIPALADPFAVIVDANTANTMGEAFAMKPVLTGPFKVKEYVKDVQVVVKRNAGYWRDKAKLDEVTFKFIPDSNTRMMALQAGEIQVADKIPVESVEAITKTGAFRVVSESSLRTHMLIFNVKKPGLDDINVRKAINMAINREDLGNKVMKGSGIPAVGPFPLVLPFGSNELEGYTYQPEEAKKLLDAAGWKAGPDNIRQKNGKKLEFTVLCYKNRPELPVLLETIQAELKEIGIKINIASVENISDALKGDFDATIYSLNTAPTGDPQYLLETMFRTGASSNFGKYSSAKLDALADQLKATFDTQKRNSIAREAQQVVLNDAAFAFLVYPKTIMAISNKVKGIAVSPTEYYLLNPEVTVAT, from the coding sequence ATGAGGTTGAGCAAATATTTTATCGCACTTGTAACAATTGTATCGCTCTTACTGTCAGGCTGCGGCCAAAAGGCATCCGAAAAAACCGGGACTAAAGGAGAAACCGGGGAAAAGACCATTACTGTCGGTATGGCTCAATCACCCACCAATCTTGACCCCGCCGTTGAATATAACGGCTGGTATGTGGTGGAATACGGTCTAGGCGAGACCCTGGTCAGAATAGGCAAGGGCATGAAAATCGAACCATGGCTTGCAGAATCATGGACAAAAGTGGATGACGTGACCTGGAAAATAAAAATCAGGGATAATGTTGTGTTTCATAACAACAAAAAGGTTGACGGAGAAGCGGTCAAGGCGTCACTCGAACGCACTGTTAAAATGAATAAAAGAGCGCCTCAGTTGCTTGACATTGCGTCGATAGAGGCAAACGGCAATGAAATAACGGTAAAAAACAATCATCCGAATCCGTCATTTATACCTGCTTTAGCCGATCCCTTCGCGGTAATCGTGGATGCAAACACAGCCAATACCATGGGTGAAGCTTTTGCCATGAAACCCGTCTTGACCGGACCTTTCAAGGTAAAAGAATATGTTAAAGATGTTCAGGTAGTGGTCAAAAGAAATGCCGGTTACTGGAGAGATAAGGCAAAGCTGGATGAGGTTACTTTCAAGTTCATTCCTGATAGCAATACCCGGATGATGGCCTTGCAGGCAGGGGAAATCCAGGTTGCGGACAAAATTCCTGTAGAAAGCGTGGAAGCCATTACTAAAACCGGGGCATTCCGGGTGGTGAGCGAGTCCTCTCTGCGCACCCATATGCTCATTTTTAATGTCAAGAAACCCGGTCTTGATGATATTAACGTGAGAAAAGCTATTAATATGGCCATTAACAGGGAAGACCTGGGTAATAAAGTGATGAAAGGCAGCGGCATTCCCGCAGTAGGCCCTTTCCCGTTGGTCCTACCTTTTGGGAGCAATGAGCTGGAGGGATATACCTACCAGCCTGAGGAGGCCAAAAAGCTCCTCGATGCTGCCGGTTGGAAGGCCGGTCCCGACAACATCCGCCAAAAGAACGGAAAGAAGCTGGAGTTTACCGTTCTTTGTTATAAAAACAGGCCGGAACTGCCGGTTCTTTTGGAAACCATCCAGGCTGAACTGAAGGAGATTGGCATCAAGATAAATATTGCCAGCGTGGAAAATATCAGTGACGCCCTGAAAGGAGACTTTGACGCCACTATTTACAGCCTAAACACTGCTCCGACCGGCGACCCCCAATACCTTCTGGAGACCATGTTCAGGACGGGAGCGAGCTCCAACTTCGGAAAATACAGCAGTGCTAAGCTTGATGCCCTAGCCGATCAACTGAAAGCTACTTTTGATACGCAGAAAAGAAATTCTATTGCCAGAGAAGCTCAACAAGTGGTGCTGAATGACGCGGCTTTTGCATTCCTGGTCTATCCCAAGACGATTATGGCCATAAGCAATAAGGTTAAGGGTATTGCGGTATCCCCAACCGAGTACTATCTGTTGAACCCCGAGGTGACAGTGGCGACATGA
- a CDS encoding DUF4198 domain-containing protein: protein MNEKSKITLCDTTDLMVYGHEPWLEMAGSHGHAGGSVDVYVKWGHNMQTDGLARKEGMAALVITPGGEKEELALADGGPDYYTLHFSTPADGFYHVVAKNTGDYVLDKEYQYHQGTRREYPDAAHAIHYVQYAQTFVPVGHDLAGIPRQGGMELEIVPEIWKQWRAGDQIALQVQFRGKPLDTMVMDVACDGPGGYKQWKESAGEDGRIRLQVGEPGRYLVVARREVPEREEGVYDLLSLTATLCFIVTK from the coding sequence ATGAATGAAAAATCGAAAATCACCTTGTGCGATACCACGGATTTGATGGTATACGGCCATGAGCCGTGGTTGGAGATGGCCGGCAGCCACGGCCACGCAGGCGGAAGCGTAGATGTCTATGTAAAGTGGGGGCACAATATGCAGACTGATGGGCTTGCCCGGAAAGAAGGCATGGCCGCCCTTGTCATTACCCCAGGTGGGGAAAAAGAGGAATTGGCCCTCGCCGACGGCGGGCCCGATTATTATACCCTGCATTTTTCCACACCTGCAGACGGTTTTTACCATGTTGTTGCCAAGAACACAGGGGATTATGTGCTGGATAAGGAGTACCAGTATCACCAGGGTACCCGGAGGGAATACCCGGATGCTGCCCATGCCATTCATTACGTCCAGTATGCCCAGACCTTTGTTCCGGTGGGGCATGACCTGGCTGGTATTCCCCGGCAGGGGGGAATGGAGTTGGAAATAGTACCTGAGATATGGAAACAGTGGCGGGCAGGTGACCAGATTGCCTTGCAAGTGCAATTCCGTGGCAAGCCGTTGGATACTATGGTCATGGATGTGGCCTGTGACGGCCCCGGTGGATATAAACAGTGGAAAGAATCGGCGGGCGAAGATGGCCGCATAAGGCTGCAGGTTGGGGAGCCAGGCCGCTACCTGGTGGTGGCCCGCCGCGAGGTGCCGGAACGGGAAGAAGGGGTTTACGATCTCCTGTCCCTGACGGCAACATTGTGCTTCATTGTGACTAAATAG
- a CDS encoding ABC transporter substrate-binding protein: MIKLKYGKLTLVWWLIFLVLAGLLAGCGRKEPSAAATQELVIGIGRDFYEGPESSCFVHGSTGVWESLTYLNENLEPVPQLAEKLVSDDTAKVWTVYLRQGVKFHDGTPLNSEAVVKSVERLKRRAQFDEYGTFLNLDRVEAAGDRAVRFTFSKPEPVFPAKVAYHGCPIFSPQSFDAEGKIVHPYGTGPFKYAEYKKGEALVLTRNDEYWGGKPRLTKVTFKVIPDPSTRLAALQTGEIQAVADVGGILPEQVPAVKGNDSLVLLSRQVTTSHYLIFNNKKPPFNDRSLRQAVSLFIDRPQLVKEVLGGYGEPADTIFTPLAKHLVERRLWKTDGESGRSLAAQALGAGRSQRVEFVISTALANRWPYKPIAEILQAQLRDIGLEVEIKLVEAGAWKDALASGEYNITFSPYTLMTGDPDFFFGRWIASRGQMNVQRGMGYSSFKADRLVETAAAERDPAKRKELYTELQRLVALDVPLCPIYHDVCLYATRKNVHGLKLDPFFKPSLDKAWVGE; encoded by the coding sequence ATGATAAAGTTAAAATATGGCAAGTTGACTTTAGTCTGGTGGTTAATTTTTCTTGTCCTGGCCGGCCTGCTTGCCGGCTGCGGACGTAAGGAGCCGTCGGCAGCAGCAACCCAGGAACTGGTGATCGGTATCGGGCGGGACTTTTACGAGGGGCCGGAGAGCAGCTGTTTTGTGCACGGCAGCACGGGCGTGTGGGAGAGTCTCACCTACCTCAACGAAAACCTGGAGCCGGTACCTCAGCTGGCCGAAAAGCTCGTCTCCGATGATACGGCCAAGGTATGGACGGTGTATCTGAGGCAGGGGGTTAAATTCCACGATGGGACACCGCTTAATTCGGAGGCGGTGGTAAAAAGCGTGGAGCGTCTAAAAAGGCGGGCGCAATTCGACGAGTACGGAACTTTTTTAAACCTGGATCGAGTTGAGGCAGCGGGTGACCGGGCGGTGAGGTTTACCTTCAGCAAGCCGGAGCCTGTTTTCCCGGCCAAAGTTGCTTATCACGGCTGCCCCATTTTCAGCCCGCAGAGCTTTGACGCTGAAGGAAAAATCGTTCATCCTTACGGGACGGGTCCTTTCAAGTATGCTGAATACAAAAAGGGGGAAGCCCTGGTGTTGACCCGCAACGACGAGTATTGGGGCGGCAAACCCAGGCTGACCAAAGTGACTTTTAAAGTCATTCCCGACCCCTCCACCCGCCTGGCTGCCCTGCAGACAGGTGAGATTCAGGCCGTAGCCGATGTGGGTGGTATTTTGCCGGAGCAGGTTCCGGCAGTCAAAGGTAACGACAGCCTGGTACTGCTGTCCAGGCAGGTGACCACATCGCATTACTTGATTTTCAACAACAAAAAACCTCCTTTCAATGACCGGAGCCTGCGCCAGGCGGTCAGCCTTTTTATCGACAGGCCCCAGCTTGTTAAAGAGGTGCTCGGCGGTTACGGAGAGCCGGCGGATACAATTTTCACACCTCTGGCAAAGCATCTGGTAGAGAGGAGATTATGGAAAACCGACGGGGAAAGTGGGAGATCGCTGGCAGCCCAGGCACTCGGTGCCGGCAGGTCCCAGCGTGTCGAGTTTGTCATCAGCACCGCTCTTGCCAACCGCTGGCCCTATAAACCGATCGCCGAGATCCTGCAGGCACAGTTACGGGATATCGGCCTGGAGGTGGAGATCAAGCTGGTAGAGGCCGGTGCCTGGAAGGATGCTCTTGCGAGCGGGGAATATAACATTACCTTCTCCCCTTACACCCTGATGACCGGCGACCCGGATTTCTTCTTCGGCCGCTGGATTGCTTCCAGGGGGCAGATGAACGTGCAGAGGGGTATGGGATACAGCAGTTTCAAGGCGGACCGGCTGGTGGAAACTGCAGCTGCTGAACGGGATCCGGCAAAGAGAAAGGAGCTTTATACCGAACTGCAGCGGCTGGTAGCGCTGGATGTGCCTCTCTGCCCGATTTACCATGATGTGTGTCTGTACGCAACCAGGAAAAACGTTCACGGCTTAAAACTCGATCCTTTCTTCAAGCCAAGCCTGGATAAAGCCTGGGTTGGGGAGTAA
- a CDS encoding nucleoside recognition domain-containing protein, with translation MQLTLDVLPDVLKLWKSVLPSMFMGCFLGNLFQNTVLLQHLGRVMHPLARLGRLPVGCATSLTLCLADRIAGYAMLAELKNTGVVGAREVVVSFLVSALPTGIYFTIFFIGPAVIASLGCRTGAVYLAIYLGISLMIGAVGMLLGRLLLPLPDQGQEEGDRSRETVRLSWRDKLAKAVRRTLPAFCRLAVVFMPVTFLVSILLHTDIVNQILRQVEPIISYLGLPAPVILVITTGVISMIAAIGTLGPILQAGLVTPAEAVIALLVTSVLHYLYEFWSSGLPTNISIFGPKLGGKVSLAALVVRECATCLAIGLVVVLFN, from the coding sequence GTGCAGCTCACTTTAGATGTCCTGCCAGATGTCCTGAAGCTGTGGAAAAGTGTGTTGCCTTCCATGTTTATGGGGTGTTTTCTCGGCAATTTATTTCAAAATACTGTTCTTCTGCAGCACCTGGGCCGGGTAATGCACCCCCTGGCGCGGTTGGGCCGTTTGCCTGTGGGCTGTGCCACCTCCCTCACCTTATGCCTGGCCGACCGGATTGCAGGCTATGCCATGCTTGCCGAGCTGAAAAATACCGGTGTAGTTGGGGCCCGGGAGGTGGTGGTTTCTTTTCTGGTTTCCGCCCTTCCTACCGGAATATATTTCACGATATTTTTCATCGGCCCGGCTGTTATTGCTTCCCTGGGGTGTCGCACCGGAGCCGTATACCTGGCAATTTACCTTGGTATAAGTTTAATGATCGGCGCCGTGGGGATGCTGCTGGGCAGGTTGCTTTTGCCGCTGCCGGATCAAGGTCAGGAAGAGGGTGATCGAAGCCGGGAAACAGTTCGTTTATCCTGGCGGGATAAGCTGGCTAAAGCGGTGCGCCGCACGCTTCCCGCTTTTTGCCGTCTGGCTGTGGTCTTCATGCCCGTCACCTTTCTGGTATCGATCCTGCTGCATACGGATATTGTCAACCAAATATTGCGGCAGGTTGAACCTATCATAAGTTACCTGGGGCTGCCGGCCCCTGTGATCCTCGTTATTACTACCGGTGTGATCAGCATGATTGCCGCCATAGGCACCCTTGGCCCCATCCTGCAGGCCGGTTTGGTCACTCCGGCTGAGGCGGTTATCGCCTTGCTGGTTACTTCGGTACTGCATTACCTGTATGAATTCTGGAGCAGCGGACTGCCAACCAACATTTCCATTTTTGGGCCCAAATTAGGAGGAAAGGTGAGCCTGGCAGCACTGGTGGTGCGGGAGTGCGCGACTTGCCTGGCAATAGGTTTGGTGGTCGTCTTGTTTAATTAG